The Methanobrevibacter gottschalkii DSM 11977 genome includes a region encoding these proteins:
- a CDS encoding MotA/TolQ/ExbB proton channel family protein → MVLNIPGGEFLTGSLDVISQSLTIPVLVILLVIVIISIITLGGIIAEYTSRKKVPIGTIRDLIYDINLSESIDGLKNIISKAKIPNSQKKVLIEIASAESLGVNSREALARKLFEFEEEKTMETLKKTDIITRIGPTLGLMGTLIPMGPGLAALGAGDINTLANSLTVAFNTTIVGIGSGALCYFIGKIRSSWYDRYLSDLDALIDSVLDYMDK, encoded by the coding sequence ATGGTTTTAAACATTCCAGGTGGAGAATTTTTAACTGGTTCTCTTGATGTAATCTCACAAAGCTTAACAATTCCTGTACTTGTTATTCTACTTGTAATTGTTATTATTTCAATCATTACATTAGGAGGAATTATAGCGGAATATACTTCAAGAAAAAAAGTTCCGATAGGAACAATTAGAGATTTGATTTATGATATTAATCTTTCAGAATCTATTGATGGATTAAAAAATATAATTTCAAAAGCTAAAATCCCAAATTCACAGAAAAAGGTTTTAATCGAAATTGCATCAGCTGAATCCTTAGGTGTAAATTCACGTGAAGCTTTAGCTCGTAAACTGTTTGAATTCGAAGAAGAAAAGACTATGGAAACATTAAAGAAAACTGATATCATTACTCGTATTGGACCGACATTAGGTTTAATGGGTACTCTAATTCCGATGGGTCCTGGACTTGCGGCACTCGGTGCAGGGGATATTAATACTCTTGCTAATTCCTTAACTGTTGCATTCAACACTACTATTGTAGGTATTGGTTCAGGTGCTTTATGTTATTTCATTGGTAAAATCAGGTCTTCATGGTATGATAGATATTTATCAGATTTGGATGCTTTAATTGATTCAGTATTGGATTATATGGATAAATAG
- a CDS encoding nitroreductase family protein, with product MSDFEEIINTRRSVRQYQDKDIAEELILKILKAGMQAPGSRLGAEPWEFVVIKNREILSKLGEIKPRVTNAPVAIVLVANIGRAFYKTVWQQDMGAAAENMLLEAVNLGLGGLWNGVAPDEEKMAKIGNIIGIDDIADLKPFCIITLGYPAEGFENKFMDKFDESRIHYEKY from the coding sequence ATGTCTGATTTTGAAGAAATCATAAACACAAGAAGAAGCGTTCGCCAGTATCAGGATAAGGATATTGCTGAGGAATTAATACTAAAAATCTTAAAAGCTGGAATGCAGGCACCTGGTTCTAGACTCGGAGCAGAACCTTGGGAATTTGTTGTAATTAAAAACAGGGAAATTTTATCGAAACTTGGTGAAATTAAGCCTCGTGTAACTAATGCTCCAGTTGCCATTGTACTTGTTGCCAATATTGGAAGGGCATTTTATAAAACTGTTTGGCAACAGGATATGGGTGCTGCAGCTGAAAACATGCTGCTTGAAGCAGTGAATCTTGGATTGGGTGGTCTTTGGAATGGAGTTGCGCCTGATGAAGAAAAAATGGCTAAAATCGGGAATATAATCGGAATTGATGATATTGCTGATTTAAAACCATTTTGCATTATCACATTAGGATATCCTGCTGAAGGCTTTGAAAATAAATTCATGGATAAATTTGATGAAAGTAGGATTCATTATGAAAAATACTGA
- a CDS encoding transcription factor S, giving the protein MEFCPDCGAMLMPKKGKIKCTCGYEKSLSDDDLVEQYHMKGETNPETKVIVTDSNNVALPTTKITCYKCGGTKGYWWTVQTRSADEAPTNFIRCAKCGNTWRSSN; this is encoded by the coding sequence ATGGAATTCTGTCCTGATTGTGGTGCAATGTTAATGCCTAAAAAAGGTAAAATTAAATGTACATGTGGGTATGAAAAGTCTTTAAGTGATGATGATTTGGTTGAACAATATCATATGAAAGGGGAAACTAATCCTGAAACCAAAGTAATAGTAACAGATAGTAATAATGTTGCATTGCCAACAACAAAAATAACATGTTATAAATGTGGTGGGACAAAAGGATATTGGTGGACAGTACAAACAAGATCAGCAGATGAAGCACCAACTAATTTTATCCGATGTGCTAAATGTGGCAACACTTGGAGAAGTTCTAATTAG
- a CDS encoding beta-ribofuranosylaminobenzene 5'-phosphate synthase → MIIRAPSRIHMSLIDLNGSYRRVDGGIGLALADPQFVLEVKQIENGIELEFADNVTDEEAIEECREKIPDAARKTIEHFNIDSGFKFIVHETYPPHSGFGSGTQIAISTAHLITETMDIEVESRVLSSVVGRGGTSGIGTYTHDLGGFILDGGHSKEEKPLFLPSGASQAKPATLIARYDFPEEWNILIAIPEIEKHMEGDDEVDVFQTYCPIPKEEVEQVSHLILMNLVPFMLEKDIKNFGWAVSELQKVGFNKLEHSLDASYLPTMQAIEKAGAYGVGISSFGPVLYTFFDESNEDIVEKTKEIIGENGTVFVTKAQNHGFTIE, encoded by the coding sequence ATGATAATTAGAGCACCTTCAAGAATACATATGTCCCTTATTGATTTAAATGGATCATATAGGAGAGTTGATGGAGGTATTGGATTAGCATTAGCTGATCCCCAATTCGTTTTAGAAGTTAAACAGATTGAAAATGGAATAGAACTTGAATTTGCAGATAATGTAACAGACGAGGAAGCTATCGAAGAATGTAGGGAAAAAATCCCTGATGCAGCCAGAAAAACTATTGAACACTTTAATATTGATTCCGGTTTTAAATTTATTGTTCATGAAACATACCCTCCACACTCCGGATTTGGAAGCGGAACCCAAATTGCTATTTCAACAGCCCATTTAATAACTGAAACTATGGATATTGAAGTAGAAAGCAGAGTACTTAGCAGTGTTGTTGGAAGAGGAGGAACCTCCGGTATTGGAACATATACACATGATTTGGGTGGATTTATCTTGGATGGCGGACATAGTAAGGAAGAAAAACCATTATTTTTACCTTCAGGCGCATCCCAAGCAAAACCAGCTACTTTAATTGCAAGATATGATTTTCCGGAGGAATGGAATATTTTAATTGCAATTCCGGAAATTGAAAAGCATATGGAGGGGGATGATGAAGTGGATGTTTTCCAGACTTATTGTCCTATTCCAAAGGAAGAAGTGGAGCAAGTGTCTCATCTGATCTTAATGAATCTTGTTCCGTTCATGCTTGAAAAGGATATTAAAAATTTTGGCTGGGCTGTAAGTGAACTTCAAAAAGTTGGATTTAATAAACTGGAGCATTCTCTTGATGCTAGCTATTTGCCAACTATGCAGGCTATTGAAAAAGCTGGAGCTTATGGTGTGGGTATATCTTCATTCGGACCGGTTTTATATACTTTCTTTGATGAATCAAATGAGGATATCGTAGAAAAAACAAAAGAAATTATTGGTGAAAATGGTACTGTCTTTGTAACTAAAGCGCAAAACCATGGTTTCACTATTGAATAG
- a CDS encoding DUF2162 domain-containing protein gives MDMISVLWQVGIFASVLVFGIKIGLASGLANLPKKLFAVICMSYGGGVILISYIASFFAEQLVQAIYSYNTIFYIIMASIMIIAGLFTIREWKIHDKNTSTATSLAIIAPCPCCFGSIIASVLIVAPTIGISSLNLSWYASAALVAVMVVTYFASNTIIRFTNKPYPIVLGNFMLLLGAYFLLSAIVIPNIASSLTKNTSPITIASPQNILMVILTFVILLVGGMVLNKKGRNILD, from the coding sequence ATGGATATGATAAGTGTTTTATGGCAAGTTGGAATCTTTGCTTCAGTCCTTGTTTTTGGAATAAAAATAGGGCTGGCATCAGGTCTGGCTAATTTGCCAAAAAAATTATTTGCAGTAATTTGCATGTCTTATGGTGGTGGAGTGATTCTTATTTCATATATTGCTTCATTTTTCGCTGAACAATTAGTTCAAGCAATATACAGTTATAATACAATATTTTATATTATTATGGCTTCAATCATGATTATTGCAGGTTTATTTACAATAAGGGAATGGAAAATACATGATAAAAATACATCAACTGCTACTTCTCTAGCGATTATTGCACCTTGCCCGTGCTGTTTTGGTTCAATTATTGCAAGTGTTTTAATTGTTGCACCAACTATAGGTATCAGTTCACTTAATCTAAGTTGGTATGCTTCAGCAGCATTAGTCGCTGTTATGGTAGTAACTTATTTTGCATCCAATACAATTATTAGATTTACTAATAAGCCGTATCCTATTGTTTTAGGTAATTTCATGTTATTGCTCGGTGCATATTTCTTGCTTTCAGCTATTGTAATTCCAAATATTGCATCATCATTAACTAAAAATACAAGCCCGATTACTATTGCTTCTCCTCAGAACATACTCATGGTAATTTTAACATTTGTTATTTTACTTGTTGGAGGCATGGTCTTAAATAAAAAAGGGAGAAACATTTTAGATTAA
- a CDS encoding DUF2149 domain-containing protein — MVRKSNRRRSKRVEEDPMAGTSNLVDAMLVIAVGFLVFVIISWNMQAMIDPDQSIQEKMQQQKTTEVDQGQQLNETPDTSNSSGQGYTEMGKVYKDPATGKLIMVEG, encoded by the coding sequence ATGGTAAGAAAAAGTAATAGGCGCAGGTCAAAAAGAGTTGAAGAAGATCCAATGGCAGGTACATCTAACCTTGTAGATGCAATGCTTGTTATTGCTGTTGGGTTTCTTGTTTTTGTTATCATAAGTTGGAATATGCAGGCTATGATAGATCCAGATCAAAGTATACAAGAAAAAATGCAACAACAAAAGACAACCGAAGTGGATCAGGGCCAACAGTTAAATGAAACTCCGGATACTTCAAACAGTTCTGGTCAAGGGTATACTGAAATGGGTAAGGTATACAAAGATCCAGCTACGGGTAAGCTGATTATGGTGGAAGGTTAA
- a CDS encoding phosphate ABC transporter substrate-binding protein, with the protein MKNTKKIVIVAIIIVIVAGIALLSGVGSSENIDIVGSTSVQPVAEKLVETYKQTHPDANINVQGGGSSVGIKSAQDGSADIGTSSKELKEDEKQGLTEYNIGQDGIVIAVNNENTVNDLSKDQLKDIFSGKITNWNQVGGQDGEINIITREEGSGTLDAFENIVMGKDTKIRSDAVVQSSTEAVKQSVKQDSNAIGFVSFAHMSNDVKALSIGGVSPSTDTIADGSYELQRPFLFLVKGTPSGDLKEFIDWVNSSEGQKVLNEEKIIKSTN; encoded by the coding sequence ATGAAAAATACAAAAAAGATTGTTATTGTAGCAATTATTATTGTTATTGTTGCAGGTATTGCACTTCTTTCAGGTGTTGGAAGTTCAGAAAATATAGATATTGTAGGTTCTACATCTGTGCAACCTGTAGCTGAGAAACTTGTCGAAACTTATAAACAAACACACCCTGATGCTAATATTAATGTTCAAGGAGGAGGTTCTAGTGTAGGAATTAAAAGTGCACAAGATGGTAGTGCAGATATTGGAACCAGTTCCAAGGAGTTAAAAGAAGATGAAAAACAAGGATTAACTGAATATAATATTGGTCAGGATGGTATTGTAATAGCTGTTAATAATGAAAATACTGTAAATGATTTATCAAAAGATCAATTAAAAGATATATTCTCAGGAAAAATCACCAATTGGAATCAAGTTGGAGGTCAAGATGGTGAAATCAATATTATCACTCGTGAAGAGGGTTCTGGTACTTTAGATGCATTTGAAAATATTGTAATGGGCAAAGATACTAAAATTAGAAGTGATGCAGTTGTGCAAAGTTCTACAGAAGCTGTGAAACAATCTGTAAAACAAGATTCAAATGCAATAGGTTTTGTATCATTTGCTCACATGTCAAATGATGTAAAGGCATTATCTATTGGTGGTGTAAGCCCAAGTACTGATACTATTGCAGATGGATCATATGAATTACAAAGACCATTTTTATTCCTTGTTAAAGGAACTCCATCAGGTGATTTAAAAGAATTTATTGACTGGGTAAATAGTTCTGAAGGTCAAAAAGTTCTAAATGAAGAAAAAATTATTAAATCAACAAATTAG
- a CDS encoding MalY/PatB family protein produces MKNTDYDFESVIDRHNTNCVKWDYFDDELPMWVADMDFKVAPAIENAVLKRAMHPIYGYTIVSDELFESYINWWDRRYGFKMYREDMLYSIGVMPSISSMIRCLTDIGDGILIQSPVYHVFYHVIEENNRKVVENELVYENGRYNIDFDDLDKKLSKVKMMIVCNPHNPIGKIWSREELAKIGYLCSKYDVILVSDEIHCDLTDPDIRYNPFEISSGYEKAVTCLSPSKSFNIAGFKSSIVHTKNTELFEKIRTQLHIDNSDSCNVFAASAVIAAYNESEEWLNQLKEVLFENKQIVKEYLEKELPVIKLVDCDATYLLWLDCSALNAPSKVLSEFLRTNHGLFLSAGIDFGQNGDNFLRMNIACPQILLKDGLERLKAGITALSYINNGL; encoded by the coding sequence ATGAAAAATACTGACTATGATTTTGAAAGTGTCATTGATAGACATAACACTAATTGTGTAAAATGGGATTATTTTGATGATGAGTTGCCTATGTGGGTAGCAGATATGGATTTTAAAGTAGCTCCGGCCATTGAAAATGCTGTTTTAAAAAGAGCGATGCATCCGATATATGGTTATACAATTGTTTCAGATGAACTATTCGAATCATATATTAACTGGTGGGATAGAAGATATGGATTTAAAATGTATCGGGAGGACATGTTATATTCTATTGGTGTAATGCCGTCCATATCTTCAATGATAAGGTGCTTAACAGATATTGGAGATGGGATTTTGATTCAATCTCCAGTTTATCATGTGTTTTATCATGTGATTGAAGAGAATAATCGTAAAGTTGTAGAAAATGAATTGGTCTATGAAAATGGGAGATATAATATTGATTTTGACGATTTGGATAAAAAATTATCAAAAGTAAAAATGATGATTGTTTGCAATCCTCACAATCCAATTGGCAAAATTTGGTCAAGAGAAGAATTAGCTAAAATCGGTTATTTATGCAGTAAATATGATGTTATTTTAGTATCTGATGAGATTCACTGTGATCTAACAGATCCTGATATCAGATACAATCCTTTTGAAATTTCTTCAGGTTATGAAAAAGCAGTAACTTGTTTATCTCCTTCAAAATCATTTAATATTGCCGGTTTTAAAAGTTCCATTGTTCACACAAAAAACACTGAATTGTTTGAGAAAATCAGAACACAGCTGCATATTGATAACTCGGATTCTTGTAATGTATTTGCAGCAAGTGCTGTAATTGCCGCTTATAATGAATCAGAAGAATGGTTAAATCAGCTTAAAGAAGTGTTATTCGAAAATAAACAGATTGTTAAAGAATATCTGGAAAAGGAATTGCCTGTTATAAAATTGGTTGACTGTGATGCAACATATCTATTGTGGCTTGATTGTTCAGCATTAAATGCTCCCTCAAAAGTTTTATCTGAGTTTTTAAGAACAAATCATGGATTGTTTTTATCTGCAGGTATTGATTTTGGTCAAAATGGTGATAACTTCTTAAGAATGAATATTGCCTGTCCTCAAATACTGTTAAAAGATGGTTTGGAAAGATTAAAAGCTGGAATAACTGCTTTGAGTTATATAAATAATGGATTATAA
- a CDS encoding acyltransferase family protein — protein MENNRTVFIDYLKVIGLLCIILAHISTDESILQIRNFDVPLMVIISGFLAVNSFKRNLKQNRSFLRYYWKRISRLLFPTWTFLIIFFIVMAFLPINGIYHYDADFILNSFLLLDGLPYVWIIRIFLICTFITPVIYYFDKIENDYIQFLILLLIYILYELSIFLKINETNIIFEFILAYVIPYGIIYLLGMISTKTSPKMDRNVSIICLIAFIIQAVIIYLNTGIFQPTQIMKYPPTVYYISYALFVSFMLLSIFKRIDLKPNRVIEFCSKSSLWIYLWHILFLTVIPLIFGELNWILSYIIIVVCAVGATYIQNKILDLTNADIKVLRG, from the coding sequence ATGGAAAATAATAGAACGGTGTTTATTGATTACTTAAAAGTAATAGGTCTTTTATGTATTATCTTAGCCCATATTTCAACAGATGAAAGTATATTGCAGATTAGAAACTTTGATGTTCCATTAATGGTAATAATTTCAGGATTTCTTGCAGTAAATTCTTTTAAAAGAAATCTTAAACAAAACAGATCATTTTTAAGATATTACTGGAAAAGAATTAGCCGTTTATTGTTTCCAACATGGACATTTCTAATAATATTTTTTATTGTAATGGCATTTTTACCAATAAATGGCATCTATCATTATGATGCCGATTTCATACTCAACAGTTTCTTATTGCTTGATGGACTTCCATATGTTTGGATCATAAGAATATTTCTTATTTGTACATTCATAACGCCTGTAATCTATTATTTCGACAAGATTGAAAATGACTATATTCAATTTTTAATTTTACTATTAATCTATATATTATACGAATTATCAATATTCTTAAAAATAAATGAAACAAACATCATTTTTGAGTTTATATTAGCTTATGTTATCCCTTATGGAATAATATATTTGCTTGGAATGATTTCTACAAAAACAAGTCCAAAAATGGATAGAAATGTCTCAATAATCTGTTTAATTGCATTTATTATTCAGGCGGTCATAATTTATTTGAATACTGGAATATTCCAGCCAACACAGATTATGAAATATCCGCCAACAGTTTATTACATAAGTTATGCGCTGTTTGTATCTTTCATGCTATTAAGCATATTTAAAAGAATTGATTTGAAGCCAAACAGAGTTATAGAGTTTTGTTCTAAATCTTCATTATGGATCTATTTATGGCACATATTATTCCTGACCGTTATACCATTAATTTTTGGAGAATTAAATTGGATTTTAAGTTATATCATTATTGTAGTATGTGCAGTTGGAGCAACATATATTCAAAATAAGATTCTTGATTTAACCAATGCAGATATAAAAGTATTAAGAGGATAA
- a CDS encoding acetolactate synthase, with translation MINMKIKQLSIFLQNRMGSLSKPLEVLSKNGVNIRAMCMADTSEFGILRLVVDNPEMGKEVLEEHNFLVKITEIIGVEMNDTPGGLTSVLKVIKDNGIDLEYLYAFTHDKEGKAILLLHADDIDKLISSLQDNDIVIVPSDEVYNL, from the coding sequence GTGATAAATATGAAAATCAAACAATTATCTATATTTTTACAAAATAGAATGGGCAGCTTATCAAAACCATTAGAAGTGCTTTCAAAAAATGGTGTGAACATCAGAGCAATGTGTATGGCAGATACTTCTGAATTCGGTATTTTAAGACTTGTAGTGGATAATCCTGAAATGGGAAAAGAAGTTTTAGAAGAACACAATTTCCTTGTTAAAATTACAGAAATAATTGGTGTTGAAATGAATGATACACCAGGGGGTCTTACAAGTGTTTTGAAAGTTATTAAAGATAATGGAATTGATTTAGAATATCTTTATGCATTTACACATGATAAAGAGGGGAAAGCTATTTTATTACTCCATGCTGATGATATAGATAAGTTAATTTCTTCCCTACAAGATAATGATATAGTTATCGTGCCATCAGATGAAGTTTACAACTTATAG
- a CDS encoding phenylacetate--CoA ligase family protein: MFWNEEIETMSRPDLEELQLKKLQATVKRAFNKIPYYNKRYSEVEVYPEDIETLKDIEKLPFITKDDLRESYPFGLFAVDIKDIKELHSSSGTTGKPVVSGYTEKDLDTWAETTARGLTMMGLGENDIIQNTHGYGMFTGGFGVHYGSHKIGAAIIPISTGQTRRQIEIMSDFGTTGLIFTPSYGIHIGEVALDDGIDPKKLGIKAIGFGAEMWTEEIRQRVEELFGAKAYNIYGLTELMGPGVGVECEAQKGLHIAEDIYYPEIIDPNTEKVIGGDKPGELVLTNLEREGMPIIRFRTKDLTTLTYEKCSCGRTHARMSRITGRSDDMIKVKGVAIFPSQIEKALLKVGDVEPHYMIIVTRPGTLDEIEVKVEASQDIFFDGVKEMMAIQNKIGKSIENETGIRVKVTLVEPKTLPRFEGKAKRVIDERNLH; this comes from the coding sequence ATGTTTTGGAATGAAGAGATTGAAACTATGTCAAGGCCAGACCTTGAAGAATTACAATTAAAGAAACTTCAAGCGACTGTAAAAAGAGCATTTAATAAGATACCTTATTATAATAAAAGATATTCAGAAGTTGAAGTTTATCCAGAAGATATCGAAACTTTAAAAGATATTGAAAAACTTCCATTCATCACAAAAGATGATTTAAGAGAAAGCTATCCATTTGGACTTTTTGCAGTAGATATAAAAGACATAAAAGAATTACATTCCTCATCTGGAACCACAGGAAAACCAGTAGTATCAGGATATACTGAAAAAGACTTGGACACATGGGCGGAAACAACAGCCCGTGGACTTACAATGATGGGTCTTGGTGAAAACGACATTATCCAAAATACCCATGGCTACGGAATGTTTACCGGTGGTTTTGGAGTTCATTATGGATCTCACAAAATCGGTGCGGCAATCATTCCGATTTCAACCGGCCAGACCAGAAGACAAATTGAAATTATGAGTGATTTCGGCACTACCGGATTAATTTTTACTCCATCCTACGGAATACATATCGGAGAAGTTGCTCTTGATGATGGAATTGATCCGAAAAAATTAGGAATTAAAGCTATTGGATTTGGAGCTGAAATGTGGACTGAAGAAATCAGACAAAGAGTGGAAGAGCTATTTGGTGCCAAAGCATATAATATTTACGGATTAACTGAACTTATGGGACCTGGTGTTGGTGTGGAATGTGAAGCGCAAAAAGGACTGCACATTGCAGAAGATATCTACTATCCTGAAATCATCGATCCGAATACAGAAAAAGTGATTGGTGGAGACAAACCTGGTGAATTAGTTTTAACTAACCTTGAAAGAGAAGGAATGCCCATCATAAGATTCAGAACAAAAGATTTAACCACACTTACTTATGAAAAATGCAGTTGCGGCAGAACTCATGCAAGAATGAGTAGAATTACTGGCAGATCCGATGATATGATTAAAGTAAAAGGTGTAGCTATTTTCCCATCCCAAATCGAAAAAGCATTACTTAAAGTTGGTGATGTAGAGCCTCATTACATGATTATAGTTACAAGACCCGGAACTTTAGATGAAATTGAAGTTAAAGTAGAAGCATCACAAGATATTTTCTTCGATGGCGTGAAAGAAATGATGGCAATCCAGAACAAAATTGGCAAATCAATTGAAAATGAAACAGGCATTCGTGTAAAAGTTACATTGGTAGAACCAAAAACATTACCAAGATTCGAAGGAAAAGCAAAAAGAGTAATTGACGAGAGAAACTTACACTAG
- a CDS encoding DUF308 domain-containing protein, protein MERENLSGIFSIVLGLIFILFPMFSSNLISIIVGLSLLFFGLSAAFMGFTMRRNGIPYSLISIIIGIVAVILGFGFIFYLDALSFLVGFQLYIVGFIMIVFGITGLISKLNRISSFTSILVLLMGIVSIALAIFALNQPIYIAIIIGIVLIIEGVSFLLND, encoded by the coding sequence ATGGAACGTGAAAACTTATCAGGTATTTTTAGTATTGTTCTCGGTTTGATATTCATATTATTCCCAATGTTTTCATCAAATCTAATTTCAATAATTGTTGGTTTAAGTTTACTATTCTTTGGTCTGTCAGCGGCATTCATGGGTTTTACCATGAGAAGAAATGGAATTCCATATTCTTTAATATCAATAATAATTGGAATTGTTGCAGTTATTTTAGGATTTGGATTTATATTCTATCTTGATGCTCTTTCATTTTTGGTTGGATTCCAATTATATATTGTCGGATTTATTATGATTGTATTTGGAATAACCGGATTAATCTCAAAATTAAATAGAATATCTTCTTTTACATCCATACTTGTTTTATTAATGGGTATTGTATCAATTGCTCTTGCTATATTTGCTCTCAACCAACCAATATACATTGCAATTATTATTGGTATCGTTTTAATTATTGAAGGAGTATCTTTCCTTTTAAATGATTAA
- a CDS encoding ferritin → MVSKNMEKALNAQLNAEIYSGYLYLSMAAYFEDEDLAGFANWMRVQANEELGHGMKFYDYIIRRGSSVTLTAIDAPQTEWDSPLAAFKHVLEHEQMVTGLINDLVNISIEEKDHATNNFLQWFVEEQVEEEENAMDLLAKAKLADGDNRLIYELNKELATRVPSESQD, encoded by the coding sequence ATGGTATCTAAAAATATGGAAAAAGCATTAAATGCTCAATTAAACGCTGAAATTTACTCAGGATATTTATATTTATCCATGGCGGCTTATTTTGAAGATGAAGACTTAGCAGGATTTGCTAACTGGATGAGAGTACAAGCAAACGAAGAATTAGGGCACGGAATGAAATTCTATGATTATATTATTAGAAGAGGATCTTCTGTTACTTTAACTGCAATTGATGCACCTCAAACTGAATGGGACAGTCCACTTGCAGCATTCAAACATGTTTTGGAACATGAACAAATGGTAACTGGTCTTATCAACGATTTAGTAAACATTTCCATTGAAGAAAAAGATCATGCAACAAATAACTTCCTGCAATGGTTTGTTGAAGAACAAGTTGAAGAAGAAGAAAATGCAATGGATTTACTTGCAAAAGCTAAATTGGCTGATGGAGATAATAGATTAATTTACGAATTAAATAAGGAATTGGCTACTCGTGTACCATCTGAATCTCAAGACTAG
- the nudC gene encoding NAD(+) diphosphatase, giving the protein MIEKSIYENYQIDFNEEMTPADDDYIFIFNHDRELYLNKDKQLANSLDDFDVNFCLYIGKYNNKKAFVANVNTSDSFYQLMEVYEFNKSLYLMGGKAVLVNDWYISHQYCGRCGTKTQIDEKDMMLKCPECGQNHYPRIAPAIIVAIRKGEELLMANHSYHETIRYALIAGFVEPGESIEEAVKREVSEEVGIEIKNLEYKRSQSWPFPNSLMVGFTAEYENGDIKVDGDEILKAKWFKKDEIIRYDSDISISDWLIQDFIDSANP; this is encoded by the coding sequence ATGATTGAGAAATCCATTTATGAAAACTACCAAATCGATTTTAACGAAGAGATGACACCAGCCGATGATGATTATATTTTTATTTTTAATCATGACCGAGAATTGTACTTAAATAAAGATAAACAATTAGCGAATAGTTTAGATGATTTTGATGTTAATTTTTGTTTATATATCGGAAAATATAACAATAAAAAAGCTTTTGTAGCAAATGTTAATACTTCAGATTCATTTTATCAACTTATGGAAGTTTATGAATTCAATAAAAGTCTTTATTTGATGGGTGGAAAAGCTGTTCTTGTCAACGATTGGTATATATCACATCAATATTGTGGAAGATGCGGTACTAAAACTCAAATAGATGAAAAAGACATGATGTTAAAATGTCCTGAGTGTGGTCAAAACCATTATCCTCGCATTGCTCCTGCAATTATTGTAGCTATTAGAAAAGGTGAAGAATTGCTAATGGCAAATCACAGTTATCATGAAACAATACGATATGCCCTAATAGCCGGTTTTGTTGAACCTGGCGAATCAATTGAAGAAGCGGTCAAAAGAGAAGTTTCAGAAGAAGTTGGAATTGAAATTAAAAATTTAGAATATAAAAGAAGCCAGTCCTGGCCATTTCCAAACTCCTTGATGGTGGGATTTACTGCAGAATATGAAAATGGAGATATAAAAGTTGATGGAGATGAAATTCTAAAAGCAAAATGGTTTAAAAAAGATGAAATAATTAGATATGATTCTGACATCAGCATATCCGATTGGTTAATTCAAGATTTTATTGATTCAGCCAATCCATGA